A genomic window from Maylandia zebra isolate NMK-2024a linkage group LG20, Mzebra_GT3a, whole genome shotgun sequence includes:
- the mbd4 gene encoding methyl-CpG-binding domain protein 4: MNHQSLKEGDILCTSSALPPGWIREVRQRKAGKTAGKLDVYFTSPEGQRFRSRASLRTFLLESGSGNLDISLFDFTTSQAPPSKVKQRRGKKKPSEGQQEETENGTAILEAPPNKSKQASSSLRSDTKSGKVKTANDTNHIDADTELQKTACVLEVNVNGDKTTESLNGCLQALTSEKVDNVHLQKSPQRGGQLREKLLRLAPLSNQLNKSILQEDKKADLQPSAPILNVEPAAESENKGDESKGDNTPNSDLEAGGDSRQDAEEHALLPDTTDGSCTPVRESQNKSKSLEGKRKTSPYFSGKSSRDGLSPPRRKAFKKWTPPRSPFNLVQETLFHDPWKLLVATVFLNKTSGKMAIPVLWQFFERYPSAEVTRQADWKPMSELMKPLGLYELRAKTLIRFSDEYLTKQWRYPIELHGIGKYGNDSYRIFCINEWRQVKPDDHMLNKYHAWLWENHEKLGI; the protein is encoded by the exons ATGAATCATCAAAGTCTCAAAGAAGGGGATATTTTGTGCACTTCTTCCGCATTGCCCCCTGGCTGGATCAGAGAAGTGAGGCAGCGGAAAGCAGGCAAAACAGCAGGCAAACTAGATGTCTACTTTACAAG TCCCGAAGGGCAAAGGTTCCGGTCCAGAGCATCCCTACGCACTTTCCTCCTGGAAAGTGGAAGTGGTAACTTAGACATAAGCCTCTTTGATTTCACCACATCACAAGCACCCCCTtccaaagtaaagcagaggagaggaaagaaaaagccTTCAGAGGGACAGCAAGAGGAAACAGAAAATGGAACAGCAATTCTAGAGGCACCTCCAAATAAATCCAAACAAgcctcttcctccctcagaAGTGATACTAAAAGTGGAAAAGTGAAGACAGCAAACGACACAAATCATATTGATGCTGACACTGAACTACAGAAGACTGCATGTGTATTAGAAGTGAATGTGAATGGAGACAAAACTACTGAAAGTTTAAATGGTTGCTTACAAGCTTTGACCTCAGAAAAAGTGGACAATGTACATCTGCAAAAGAGCCCCCAAAGAGGAGGCCAGCTGAGAGAGAAGTTACTCAGACTGGCTCCTTTAAGTAATCAACTAAACAAATCTATTCTTCAAGAGGACAAGAAAGCAGATTTGCAGCCTTCGGCCCCGATTTTGAATGTTGAACCTGCCGCTGAGAGCGAGAACAAAGGTGATGAAAGCAAAGGTGACAACACTCCTAATTCTGACCTGGAGGCTGGTGGTGACAGTCGTCAAGATGCTGAAGAACATGCGTTGTTACCTGATACCACTGATGGGAGCTGTACACCAGTTCGAGAATCCCAGAATA AGTCCAAAAGCTTGGAAGGCAAGCGGAAAACAAGTCCTTATTTCAGTGGGAAATCCAGCAGAGATG GACTTAGCCCACCGAGGAGGAAGGCCTTCAAGAAGTGGACACCTCCCCGGTCTCCCTTCAACCTCGTACAGGAAACTCTTTTCCATGATCCCTGGAAGCTGCTGGTAGCCACAGTTTTTCTGAACAAAACCAGTG GTAAAATGGCCATTCCAGTCCTGTGGCAGTTCTTTGAGCGTTATCCATCTGCAGAGGTGACCCGGCAGGCCGACTGGAAGCCCATGTCTGAACTTATGAAGCCACTTGGCCTGTATGAGCTTAGAGCCAAAACACTCATCCGCTTCTCAG ATGAGTATCTAACTAAACAGTGGCGTTACCCTATTGAGTTGCACGGTATTGGAAAGTACGGCAACGATTCGTACAGGATCTTCTGTATCAATGAGTGGCGACAG GTAAAACCTGATGATCATATGCTAAACAAGTACCATGCTTGGCTGTGGGAGAACCATGAGAAACTGGGAATCTGA